The following coding sequences lie in one Alosa alosa isolate M-15738 ecotype Scorff River chromosome 21, AALO_Geno_1.1, whole genome shotgun sequence genomic window:
- the mcf2a gene encoding proto-oncogene DBL isoform X1, which produces MESYYSLLQAGSELENTLQQVSVPLSMKEVGGYIEKQVAYLSGGRGEDSSVIITLPECSDFSDIPEEALAKVLTYLTLIPRARQPGVKFIIILDRRLDTWGSIKTALGRIAASFPGNLHLVLVLRPTSFFQRTVTDLGFRFSQEDFMLKMPVVMLSSVTDLLRYINENQLTSEFGGTLDYCHSDWIVLRTAIESFAVMVKDIAQMLQAFGTELAETELPEEGNAIEFLLLSHTEKYRRLKDAIRSVMREGRLLLSSLEASGRDEGSLVHWDIPQDWETVQRLLAQLRDMELAFDGFFDKHHLKLQQYLQLLRYESSFHEMESSLEKLSALERDVGSAGETLAQTAQAIRDLDSLQTKAQEEMGKAQLLILHGHQLAANHHYAMALILQRCNELRHRCDTLDTVLRTKRDALTHIQTLLHRLEEAQRWCDDGAYLLANQQVDRFQSKEGAQAALRDIEKFQEGAPALLSTGSDVLFMEYEAVLTSALQAHIGKTFEKQAAVQGMIDSRLACLRKLADKHVRPIQLVAPRPEHQPRSKSPIFSPKHDLKFTFDLSLPGKRGSRKSPNSRKIEVMHDYQENRNYLSYSVDGEDSPDVLKRHVMREIIETERVYVEELLSVLLGYRAEMDNPSMSTLLPPSLRNKRDILFGNMPEIYNFHSRVFLQDLESCLETPEAVGACFLERKENFQVYERYCQNKPRSESLWRQYSDCAFFQECQRKLEHKLGLDSYLLKPVQRLTKYQLLLKELLKYSAGSERTSELQGALSAMLDLLKSVNDSMHQIAITGYEGDLSALGRLLMQGSFSVWISHKKGPTRMKELARFKPMQRHLFLHERALLFCKRREEHGEGADKTPSYSFKHCLKMSAVGITENVKGDVKKFEIWYSGREEVYLVQAPTVEVKLAWLNEIRRILTNQQKILRDELSLTHPTPEHIQLSPPLSESKQQRTSVSSEDTESGRSSPDPLSLSPQHRRNRRSWPGAHHSVDICEGLDDWNGGHSPFPLSDTEEEDIVHLTPGRYRSRADCPRDGPQDLLIRCGDIVQLQREESEGVWSVAANHTAPISRISTYSKAMSPRMVKNLSRRQEGHLQASTLQHILADSSRGHSTRLGEPGNLKARKLSSP; this is translated from the exons AGGTTTCTGTCCCTTTGAGCATGAAAGAAGTGGGTGGCTACATTGAGAAGCAAGTGGCTTATTTATCAG GGGGTCGCGGCGAAGACTCCAGTGTCATCATCACACTCCCAGAATGCTCTGATTTCAGTGATATTCCCGAAGAGGCTCTGGCTAAAGTCCTCACATACCTCACCCTAAttccaag AGCACGGCAACCTGGGGTTAAATTTATCATCATATTAGATAGAAGATTGGATACATGGGGCTCGATCAAAACAGCACTTGGACGGATTGCG GCCTCCTTCCCTGGGAACCTGCACCTCGTTCTGGTCCTGCGACCCACCAGCTTCTTCCAGCGGACAGTGACGGACCTTGGCTTCCGCTTCAGCCAGGAGGACTTCATGCTCAAAATGCCC GTCGTGATGCTCAGCTCGGTCACAGACTTGCTGCGCTACATCAATGAGAACCAGCTGACCTCTGAATTCGGGGGAACCCTGGACTACTGCCACAGTGACTGGATTGTCCTGCGAACG gccataGAGAGCTTTGCTGTGATGGTGAAGGACATTGCTCAGATGCTGCAGGCGTTTGGCACAGAGCTGGCGGAGACAGAGCTGCCAGAGGAAGGCAACGCCATCGAGTTCCTGCTGCTGTCGCACACCGAGAAATACCGAAGACTCAAG GACGCCATCAGGTCAGTGATGCGGGAGGGCAGACTCCTGCTGTCCAGCCTGGAGGCCTCTGGGAGAGATGAGGGCTCCCTGGTGCACTGGGACATCCCTCAGGACTGGGAGACAGTGCAGAG GCTGCTTGCCCAACTCAGAGACATGGAACTGGCCTTTGATGGCTTCTTCGACAAACATCACCTGAAGTTGCAGCAGTACCTGCAGCTGCTGAGATACGAGAGCAGCTTCCACGAG ATGGAAAGCTCACTGGAGAAGCTCTCTGCTCTTGAGAGAGACGTGGGCAGTGCAGGAGAAACCCTGGCCCAGACGGCGCAGGCCATCCGAGACCTGGACAGTCTACAAACCAAAGCACAG GAGGAGATGGGCAAAGCTCAGCTGCTCATTCTGCACGGGCACCAGCTGGCTGCCAACCACCACTATGCCATGGCCCTGATCCTGCAGCGCTGCAACGAGCTGCGCCACCGCTGCGACACGCTGGACACCGTGCTCAGGACCAAGAGGgacgcgctcacacacatacagaccctACTGCACAGACTAGAGGAG gcccagCGCTGGTGTGATGACGGAGCATATCTGCTGGCCAATCAGCAGGTGGATAGGTTCCAGTCTAAGGAGGGGGCTCAAGCTGCACTGCGAGACATTGAGAAGTTCCAGGAGGGGGCGCCAGCGCTCCTCTCCACAGGCTCAGATGTCCTCTTCATGGAATATGAGGCTGTGCTAACCTCAGCACTCCAG GCTCACATCGGGAAGACCTTTGAGAAGCAGGCGGCCGTGCAGgggatgattgacagccggCTGGCCTGCCTGAGGAAGCTGGCCGACAAGCACGTGCGGCCCATCCAGCTGGTAGCCCCCCGGCCAGAGCACCAACCCCGCTCCAAATCGCCCATCTTCTCCCCCAAACATG ACTTGAAGTTCACCTTTGACCTCTCTCTGCCTGGGAAGAGGGGATCCAGGAAGAGCCCCAACTCACGGAAG ATCGAGGTGATGCATGATTACCAGGAGAACCGCAATTATCTGTCCTACAGTGTTGATGGGGAGGACAGCCCAGACGTTTTGAAGAG ACACGTGATGCGGGAGATTATTGAAACTGAGCGGGTCTATGTGGAGGAGCTACTGTCTGTACTGCTG GGCTACAGAGCAGAGATGGACAACCCCTCCATGTCCACCCTTCTGCCCCCCAGCCTACGCAACAAGAGGGACATTCTGTTTGGAAACATGCCAGAAATCTACAACTTCCACAGCAG GGTCTTCCTGCAGGACCTGGAGAGCTGTCTGGAGACTCCGGAGGCAGTGGGAGCCTGCTTCCTGGAGCGG AAAGAGAACTTCCAGGTATATGAGCGCTACTGTCAGAACAAGCCTCGGTCAGAGTCCCTATGGAGACAGTATTCTGACTGTGCCTTCTTTCAG GAGTGTCAGAGAAAACTGGAGCACAAACTGGGCCTGGACTCCTACCTGTTGAAACCGGTCCAGCGCCTTACCAAGTACCAGCTCCTACTCAAG GAACTGCTGAAGTATAGTGCTGGTTCAGAGCGGACATCTGAACTGCAGGGGGCGCTGTCTGCCATGCTGGACCTCTTAAAGTCTGTCAATGACTCCATGCACCAGATTGCCATCACCGGCTATGAA GGGGATCTGAGCGCTCTGGGTCGCTTGCTGATGCAGGGCTCGTTCAGCGTGTGGATCAGCCACAAGAAAGGTCCCACGCGCATGAAGGAGCTGGCCCGCTTCAAGCCCATGCAGCGGCACCTGTTCCTGCACGAGCGCGCGCTGCTCTTCTGCAAGCGGCGTGAGGAGCACGGCGAGGGGGCCGACAAGACGCCCTCCTACAGCTTCAAGCACTGTCTCAAG ATGAGTGCAGTCGGCATTACAGAGAATGTCAAGGGAGACGTGAAGAAGTTTGAGATCTGGTACAGTGGCAGGGAAGAAGTCTACCTGGTGCAG GCACCAACAGTAGAAGTTAAGCTAGCTTGGCTGAACGAGATCCGCAGAATTCTCACCAACCAGCAGAAGATTCTCAGAG ATGAACTGTCCCTCACCCACCCAACACCGGAACACATCCAGTTATCCCCACCCCTGTCTGAGag CAAGCAGCAGCGGACCTCGGTGAGCTCAGAGGATACGGAGTCCGGCCGCAGTAGCCCCGACCCGCTCAGCTTGTCCCCACAGCATCGCCGCAACAGACGCA gctggcCTGGAGCTCACCACTCAGTGGATATCTGTGAGGGTCTGGACGACTGGAATGGAGGCCACAGTCCTTTCCCACTGTCTGACACTGAGGAGGAGGACATTGTCCACCTG ACTCCAGGCAGGTACAGGAGCCGGGCGGACTGTCCTAGAGACGGGCCCCAGGACCTCCTCATCAGATGTGGGGACATCGTCCAGCTGCAGCGGGAGGAGAGTGAGGGCGTGTGGTCAGTAGCTGCTAATCATACTGCTCCCATATCCAGAATAAGTACATATTCAAAGGCAATGTCACcaag GATGGTGAAGAACTTGAGTCGCCGGCAGGAGGGCCACCTCCAGGCCTCCACCCTGCAGCACATCCTGGCAGACAGCAGCAGAGGACACTCCACCCGACTGGGGG
- the mcf2a gene encoding proto-oncogene DBL isoform X5: MNEQDRYRGMPRIRRAAASFPGNLHLVLVLRPTSFFQRTVTDLGFRFSQEDFMLKMPVVMLSSVTDLLRYINENQLTSEFGGTLDYCHSDWIVLRTAIESFAVMVKDIAQMLQAFGTELAETELPEEGNAIEFLLLSHTEKYRRLKDAIRSVMREGRLLLSSLEASGRDEGSLVHWDIPQDWETVQRLLAQLRDMELAFDGFFDKHHLKLQQYLQLLRYESSFHEMESSLEKLSALERDVGSAGETLAQTAQAIRDLDSLQTKAQEEMGKAQLLILHGHQLAANHHYAMALILQRCNELRHRCDTLDTVLRTKRDALTHIQTLLHRLEEAQRWCDDGAYLLANQQVDRFQSKEGAQAALRDIEKFQEGAPALLSTGSDVLFMEYEAVLTSALQAHIGKTFEKQAAVQGMIDSRLACLRKLADKHVRPIQLVAPRPEHQPRSKSPIFSPKHDLKFTFDLSLPGKRGSRKSPNSRKIEVMHDYQENRNYLSYSVDGEDSPDVLKRHVMREIIETERVYVEELLSVLLGYRAEMDNPSMSTLLPPSLRNKRDILFGNMPEIYNFHSRVFLQDLESCLETPEAVGACFLERKENFQVYERYCQNKPRSESLWRQYSDCAFFQECQRKLEHKLGLDSYLLKPVQRLTKYQLLLKELLKYSAGSERTSELQGALSAMLDLLKSVNDSMHQIAITGYEGDLSALGRLLMQGSFSVWISHKKGPTRMKELARFKPMQRHLFLHERALLFCKRREEHGEGADKTPSYSFKHCLKMSAVGITENVKGDVKKFEIWYSGREEVYLVQAPTVEVKLAWLNEIRRILTNQQKILRDELSLTHPTPEHIQLSPPLSESKQQRTSVSSEDTESGRSSPDPLSLSPQHRRNRRSWPGAHHSVDICEGLDDWNGGHSPFPLSDTEEEDIVHLTPGRYRSRADCPRDGPQDLLIRCGDIVQLQREESEGVWSVAANHTAPISRISTYSKAMSPRMVKNLSRRQEGHLQASTLQHILADSSRGHSTRLGEPGNLKARKLSSP, translated from the exons ATGAACGAACAAGATCGCTATCGAGGCATGCCCAGAATAAGGAGGGCAGCG GCCTCCTTCCCTGGGAACCTGCACCTCGTTCTGGTCCTGCGACCCACCAGCTTCTTCCAGCGGACAGTGACGGACCTTGGCTTCCGCTTCAGCCAGGAGGACTTCATGCTCAAAATGCCC GTCGTGATGCTCAGCTCGGTCACAGACTTGCTGCGCTACATCAATGAGAACCAGCTGACCTCTGAATTCGGGGGAACCCTGGACTACTGCCACAGTGACTGGATTGTCCTGCGAACG gccataGAGAGCTTTGCTGTGATGGTGAAGGACATTGCTCAGATGCTGCAGGCGTTTGGCACAGAGCTGGCGGAGACAGAGCTGCCAGAGGAAGGCAACGCCATCGAGTTCCTGCTGCTGTCGCACACCGAGAAATACCGAAGACTCAAG GACGCCATCAGGTCAGTGATGCGGGAGGGCAGACTCCTGCTGTCCAGCCTGGAGGCCTCTGGGAGAGATGAGGGCTCCCTGGTGCACTGGGACATCCCTCAGGACTGGGAGACAGTGCAGAG GCTGCTTGCCCAACTCAGAGACATGGAACTGGCCTTTGATGGCTTCTTCGACAAACATCACCTGAAGTTGCAGCAGTACCTGCAGCTGCTGAGATACGAGAGCAGCTTCCACGAG ATGGAAAGCTCACTGGAGAAGCTCTCTGCTCTTGAGAGAGACGTGGGCAGTGCAGGAGAAACCCTGGCCCAGACGGCGCAGGCCATCCGAGACCTGGACAGTCTACAAACCAAAGCACAG GAGGAGATGGGCAAAGCTCAGCTGCTCATTCTGCACGGGCACCAGCTGGCTGCCAACCACCACTATGCCATGGCCCTGATCCTGCAGCGCTGCAACGAGCTGCGCCACCGCTGCGACACGCTGGACACCGTGCTCAGGACCAAGAGGgacgcgctcacacacatacagaccctACTGCACAGACTAGAGGAG gcccagCGCTGGTGTGATGACGGAGCATATCTGCTGGCCAATCAGCAGGTGGATAGGTTCCAGTCTAAGGAGGGGGCTCAAGCTGCACTGCGAGACATTGAGAAGTTCCAGGAGGGGGCGCCAGCGCTCCTCTCCACAGGCTCAGATGTCCTCTTCATGGAATATGAGGCTGTGCTAACCTCAGCACTCCAG GCTCACATCGGGAAGACCTTTGAGAAGCAGGCGGCCGTGCAGgggatgattgacagccggCTGGCCTGCCTGAGGAAGCTGGCCGACAAGCACGTGCGGCCCATCCAGCTGGTAGCCCCCCGGCCAGAGCACCAACCCCGCTCCAAATCGCCCATCTTCTCCCCCAAACATG ACTTGAAGTTCACCTTTGACCTCTCTCTGCCTGGGAAGAGGGGATCCAGGAAGAGCCCCAACTCACGGAAG ATCGAGGTGATGCATGATTACCAGGAGAACCGCAATTATCTGTCCTACAGTGTTGATGGGGAGGACAGCCCAGACGTTTTGAAGAG ACACGTGATGCGGGAGATTATTGAAACTGAGCGGGTCTATGTGGAGGAGCTACTGTCTGTACTGCTG GGCTACAGAGCAGAGATGGACAACCCCTCCATGTCCACCCTTCTGCCCCCCAGCCTACGCAACAAGAGGGACATTCTGTTTGGAAACATGCCAGAAATCTACAACTTCCACAGCAG GGTCTTCCTGCAGGACCTGGAGAGCTGTCTGGAGACTCCGGAGGCAGTGGGAGCCTGCTTCCTGGAGCGG AAAGAGAACTTCCAGGTATATGAGCGCTACTGTCAGAACAAGCCTCGGTCAGAGTCCCTATGGAGACAGTATTCTGACTGTGCCTTCTTTCAG GAGTGTCAGAGAAAACTGGAGCACAAACTGGGCCTGGACTCCTACCTGTTGAAACCGGTCCAGCGCCTTACCAAGTACCAGCTCCTACTCAAG GAACTGCTGAAGTATAGTGCTGGTTCAGAGCGGACATCTGAACTGCAGGGGGCGCTGTCTGCCATGCTGGACCTCTTAAAGTCTGTCAATGACTCCATGCACCAGATTGCCATCACCGGCTATGAA GGGGATCTGAGCGCTCTGGGTCGCTTGCTGATGCAGGGCTCGTTCAGCGTGTGGATCAGCCACAAGAAAGGTCCCACGCGCATGAAGGAGCTGGCCCGCTTCAAGCCCATGCAGCGGCACCTGTTCCTGCACGAGCGCGCGCTGCTCTTCTGCAAGCGGCGTGAGGAGCACGGCGAGGGGGCCGACAAGACGCCCTCCTACAGCTTCAAGCACTGTCTCAAG ATGAGTGCAGTCGGCATTACAGAGAATGTCAAGGGAGACGTGAAGAAGTTTGAGATCTGGTACAGTGGCAGGGAAGAAGTCTACCTGGTGCAG GCACCAACAGTAGAAGTTAAGCTAGCTTGGCTGAACGAGATCCGCAGAATTCTCACCAACCAGCAGAAGATTCTCAGAG ATGAACTGTCCCTCACCCACCCAACACCGGAACACATCCAGTTATCCCCACCCCTGTCTGAGag CAAGCAGCAGCGGACCTCGGTGAGCTCAGAGGATACGGAGTCCGGCCGCAGTAGCCCCGACCCGCTCAGCTTGTCCCCACAGCATCGCCGCAACAGACGCA gctggcCTGGAGCTCACCACTCAGTGGATATCTGTGAGGGTCTGGACGACTGGAATGGAGGCCACAGTCCTTTCCCACTGTCTGACACTGAGGAGGAGGACATTGTCCACCTG ACTCCAGGCAGGTACAGGAGCCGGGCGGACTGTCCTAGAGACGGGCCCCAGGACCTCCTCATCAGATGTGGGGACATCGTCCAGCTGCAGCGGGAGGAGAGTGAGGGCGTGTGGTCAGTAGCTGCTAATCATACTGCTCCCATATCCAGAATAAGTACATATTCAAAGGCAATGTCACcaag GATGGTGAAGAACTTGAGTCGCCGGCAGGAGGGCCACCTCCAGGCCTCCACCCTGCAGCACATCCTGGCAGACAGCAGCAGAGGACACTCCACCCGACTGGGGG